Proteins encoded in a region of the Alosa sapidissima isolate fAloSap1 chromosome 19, fAloSap1.pri, whole genome shotgun sequence genome:
- the LOC121693078 gene encoding ATPase inhibitor B, mitochondrial-like, whose product MARFLQANFRNVLATQLRMSSDQLGELGKGAGKGGGGGGSIREAGGAFGKKQATEEEMYFKRKEKEQLGALKQHHQGEIDHHKKEIERLQQEIKRHEGKIKELKD is encoded by the exons ATGGCGAGATTCTTACAAGCAAACTTTAGAAATGTGTTGGCCACTCAGTTAAGGATGTCATCCGACCAG TTGGGTGAACTTGGCAAAGGTGCAGGAAAAGGTGGTGGGGGCGGAGGGTCCATTCGAGAGGCAGGGGGTGCTTTTGGAAAGAAGCAAGCAACGGAGGAGGAGATGTACTTCAA ACGTAAAGAGAAGGAGCAGTTGGGAGCTCTGAAGCAGCACCACCAGGGAGAGATAGACCACCACAAGAAGGAGATCGAGCGGCTGCAGCAAGAGATCAAACGCCACGAAGGGAAAATCAAAGAACTAAAAGACTAA